In Glycine max cultivar Williams 82 chromosome 15, Glycine_max_v4.0, whole genome shotgun sequence, the DNA window GAATCTCTGCCTGCAACTAAGACTTTTGATGCAAGGAACGTGACAAAGACCACATGTTGCTGCTTTGCCGCATAAAACTTCAAAGCTGGCAAGGCATTGAACAGTCTAGtttgtttttttggaaaagGCAAAGCAATTCATTAACTTAAACTAATTGGATTGTCCACAAGCAGTGATCATCCCAACTGAAAAGTACATGAAATGGAGCTGATATTAAACAGCATCCCCACCGAAAAACCaaattgtgaaaataaaatgCTACAAACCTCAATAAGACATAGAATAGGAAGCATGCTGTTTCAGCTTAAATCACCCCTAATACATTCAGAAATTAAACCGTAAAGCTTCCTAGGAAAAAGCTTTCGAGACCCCAATAAGACATAGAACAGTCTAATTTGTATAAATGATACATTaggaactaaattaaaaaaatggaataaatTGAATACATCTTAAAATcattgtttaatatatatatatatatatatatatatatatatatatatatatatatatatatatgatcatacGCTTTAGCTGTTTCAAGAAGGCTTTAAGTTGAAATTCCAGGCATGTTAAAAGTCATGCTAGTGTGTTTGGATCAGctttttagtgaaaaacaatcaattaatttttgatGGTGAAGATAAAGCAACAAATAGCTGTTTATACTTTTTCATGGTATGAATGTATCACCATGATTTTATAAGGGTAGAATTGATTCCTGTGTGATATCCAAACACACTCGTATACTAAATGATCATGTGAGAAATGGAAAAAGATATTTACGTACTCTTTTGTATCAACAGAGGCAGAGATGGGTTTCCATAGGACGCAATCACGTTTGTAATTTATGCTATCAGATTAACATATTTAGTTGAGGAGCTTAAAGGAAATAATCAGTTAACTTTTGAAGAGTTGAATTTGAAGTAGCCAAGTCATCAACCTTGGAGGATGTAAGGGTGTCTCTTGcactttttataaattgattctACGTGAGCTTTCTTggttagtttaatttaattttcgtgCTTTAGCTttttaaaggaattgcactGGAAGATGATTCATTACTAGATGATCTTCAAAGTAGTCTCCAAAAACAAGAGGCCAAGTTAATTGCTTTTGTGCGTGATTTCTGGTTTGTTGGATGAATTCAGAGTTAGAGATGCTAAATTCAGTATCTAAAATAACTGTGAACTTTCACACATTACAAAGAATTCAATTTGATCCAAATTGTGTAAGAATCACAATATTTACCAATATAATCGTGATTTATTACCATAAATTCTACGATATAATTTATGGTAATAAATCATGATTATACATTTTCGTGTCAAAtgtaattaattagattttattattatttataataataaatcacaTATAATACAATTGAtcggattttaatttttttattgaaagtaaTATCCCATAAAAATAtcatctaattaaataaatcaattcaataactaaattttaaattgattatgataattttatattatatgatatttaatttattaaatcattataattatgaaaactttttatttattatcacgATTCTTAAAAGTTTACGCATGTAATTCATTTGTAGGCACAACCCTGCTCATCTTTACTATCTTTAAATGTAGCAAAATGTCTTTTCAAGAGCATTTTGTATCCCTTCCAACTAATCTTTACAGCAATTAACATGCATTTCACCAACAATTCTGCCTCCTCTAGGTCGTCTTTGGTCAATGGGAAGtcaaattttgtaattggaaGGGACTGAAAAGGCTCTTGAGAAGACATTTTGTCTTGGATTAAAAGATGGGTAAGatgacaaaaaatgaaaactggAGCTAATCTTGACTAAGAGAGATGGAATTCAAGGTCCTGCATATCAGTGAATGCTAAAGCAAAAAAGTGCGGCAAAGGCTAATGGAAAGTTTCAAAAAGTTCTTATGAAATGTGCATTCAAAGATAGTGAAAATGAGAAGATAGAGCAACTGAAAACGAAGGTTAATataaggaagagagaaatgtgaaatttttactgaagaTTCACGGGTTAAGgtattgatatttgataaaaatattccCTACAATACAAATATTTCTAAATTGCTATGTAGTTTTCACTTGCCATTTGAGATACATTCCTCTGCACAACTTTGCAGGCATCATATATAGGTTACTATTGGTTAAACTAACACGAAgcattgtttatatatatatatatatatatatatatatatatatatatatatatatatatatatatatatatatatatattcagcaatgaattaaaagaaaataagaaaaaaatgaaatgaatttcgtcataaactaaaattagtttatgcatATACAATTTTGCAAAAATATTCTCATATAActtcatgatttttaatttgagttttggatttctaaaaaagaaaattatattatggGTATGTTAAGCGtttctagaaaaagaaaataagaagaaaaaaatgaaatgaattttatttatatacgtAAATTTGTACAAATATTCTTATATATCTTCTTTAAAAGGTGACTTTTAATTTCAGACTTAAATTCAAATACACATGATTTGGTGGCATCTTGTATTTGATGAGTACAGTCTATTATAGTTCTTGTTGCCATGAACAAGCAGTGATGTTTTCTTCTGTGTCAACCATGTTTGGTTGGTGTGGTAGTGTTTTGGATCCTTATTTGTGGCGAAAGCTGTCTAGCTAGAAGCACCAGGATCTTGCTCTTGATAACATAAACAAATGGATAACGATCTTTATATTTTTGCTGTGTGTGAAACTCTCTAAGAACTACAGTTATATAAAATTAGCAAAATTAGCACAGCACTAGTCTTGTTTCTTAGAACAAATCAAGCTATTTTAGGAATAAAGTTGTGATAGTATCAAGATACTATCATTTCTCTATTCTAATTACAAATAATTGATGATTTACTTGATTGGCTAATTCTCTTGAttgattttctttccttttaaacTTTGTATGACAAATAACAAGGTCTAgttgatattttaattgttgCACTTTATGTGGATCCTTTAATCTATACtaaaaacaatttgaaaatttatattaaaaacatttaactaaattttaatttttatttcaataatttagatataatatattttatgtcaaatgtttaatatttttatgatattttcactctaaaatttaaatattagcaAACTTTTCTTTAGATGATGTTAATAGGCTTTGatgtaaaatattcattttatggtatatttctaattttggttattcttttatttatacttatttttattacttaaataCTAATGTGTTTCcgtgcaatttttttatatgtaagtaTTATCTCCAAATctgaatgttttttcttttgatttttttaatatttgcatAAAATACCCTTAACTATTGTGATTTACATATTTAAGATAAGCTTTGTTGTATagtttttactttctttcttttttgacaTAAAATATAGTCACTTACAATTACAATATATTTATGTAAAGTTTTATTTCCTTGTTgtatattaagaaaaagaacacattaaaaataagtatttattatagattttacaatctataaatatatatcagtatttaattaaatattatactcTATCAATTCATATATTCTTAccttttcataatatttttatttttgttcattttttcttgCTATTTCTTtcgaaaataaatattttaatacgaTTTTTCAtacacaatttttatttaattgtttttaaaattacatattaacaTGAAGAATATTAATAGTAAAAGAATGTTctcttacaaataaaattatttgatggcctgttaaattactaaaaatatatttttctgtattttttaattaattttatttggtatttttgtatttttaaattatattttataggaTTACCATATCGATATTTTTAGAGACCACCATAATGTTAATACACGAAAGAATTCCCATTAATAAAcgaagatagaaaaaaaaaaaaggagaagcaATGTTTTGATAccatttaagtttaatttattatatattaaagtttCTTCAAATAACTCAGTCACCCCTTCTGGTTCTTGTAATGATCCCCACTTCCCATTAGTTTTGGAATTTCTGTCAAACCTACCATGGCCATCTACTTCGTGTAATTAGCATTCGCCATTAGGTAGAGTATATTGGTGTCTTACAATCTAAATTGTTCATCatattttactaaataataTAGAAGGGTTGTACTTCTTGAATCACTTGTCTGATCTTCCATTGCTTCTTGTAAATTGTAATGGTTAATCTTGCATGGTTGACTTTCtcttgtttttcccttttattttgTCATGTAGTGTGTCAATTCTGAGATATGTAAACATTCAACCATCAAGGACAAAGAATGTTCACCGCAAATCACATTGGAatgcctttttgtttttttaatattcatccATATAAAGCAAAATTACTATAggtgcattttattttatacgataaaaggacattatGATGCACATTGGAATGTTGACTTCAATAAAACTGAATTATGTTGTCTTCAACAATACTGAAGTAAAATGTGTAATTGTAGCTACCAGATAAAAGAAAACTGTGCACATACAGCTAAGTAACTCAATGAAGTACCACTATTCCATGTCTAAAATACAAAACCAGAAGGGCGAATTTTGGAGTCAATTCAATAGTAGGGATATTAAAAactggtttttcttttttacctttttccaaattttatatttgattgacATGTCAATAAAAAGAACAATATAATGAAACACTTTATTTACTATTATGTAGCTCAGTCTATTACAAATAAATGAATTAGTATACTGTAAAGCAATAGAAACATGTCCATATTCAAAGACAAGAAAATAGGAAACTATTTAGACTTTTCCACATCAGTTTGGAGGGTGCTGTCTCCAGTAGCCGCTGTGAAGTTGCGCCTTTCCTCAGAAGTAGCAGTGATaactggcatccacacatcggcTGTATCACTCAAGAGTGACTGCACCTGTGGATCTGAAGCCATTGATGATGATATCATCTCATCAAGATTATCCAATCTTGCTGATAATTTATCCAACTCCTCAGCTATTTCCAACTGTGTagataatgtattaaaaaaataagaacacaAAATGAGAGAATGgtatttcattttgttgaaATTATGTGTTTGATATGTTCATAGAACTTAAGCACTAACCCTTATCTATACTAATAATgatcctaattaattaagaaaaaaaatcatgataagaaaagaaaatatgatagctaatcctcaatgaggaaataaaaatgttgagaaaatataataactaatcCCAAGAGATAACGAGGAAATCGAAAAACTAATTCACAGGATAATATAAGatgaaaaaatcttttcatATGTTCTAGCACATTTCAACAGGGATAAGAGAACTCTGCATCAAGTGAAAAACACCTCGTTAAGGTGCTGCGTTGACTTTGAAGGAACTTTTGTAACCTCTAATCCAAGAGTTTCAATTTTAGAACGCAGCTCAACTTCTTCTTGATTCGTCAGTGATTCCACCTACACAGTTTACCATCAAATATGCATGAGTACATTATATAGCAATGATCACTAAGCAATAAGCAGGGGAAGCTGAGCTATGGATGGAATCCAGAGAAGCTGCATGCATAGGtaatattcaatattttatgCATTAGAATGCTTAATACATAAGTGATTAAAAAGCTTGCAATCTGTAGCAGCAATGGTCaaagatattaaaattatgaatataacaaataaaactCATCAAGGTGGAAAAAGTACTCTAATCTTCTAATGTTTACAACAACAGTGGAAACAAGTTAAATCTAATTATAGGAAGCAGAGGATTAAAATCATAGTTAAATGAAATGAAGATCATAAAATGTAAATGATTATGTGCAATTCACAGTACAGAATCACTTCATAAAATGTAAATGATTATGTGCAATTCACAGTACAGAATCTCGACGGAGAAATCCAcaagttcataaaaaaaactaccGTACCCCATTGCTCGGAGGCTCCTAGCTATGTGAAGGAGAAATCCACAACTCCATAGTTTCAACAAAAAAAGCTATAgatttttactattttcttttgGGTATAGTATCCTCACTGGAGGGTCATGGGTAGCAATCCTAGAAACAGATTTTCCACTTGTAAGGGTAAGGCTATGTGCATTTACCATCCCTAGGCCCCAATAGTTGGGACTTGGGAGCCTTGTGAACTTGGTTGCCCTTTTATTTTTGGGCACAGTCTCCTCAGTTTTGGGCAGTTGAGAAAAAGAGCAATATAAGTGCTAGTAAGAAGTGTTGATAAGATGGAAGATAATCCACCTATTAGGGATAGAAGTAGATAAAGACTTTTAAGTGAAAccattaaaagaattaattctaACTGGCCTCtgtaaagattttatttttgacaCTACATAATGATTTGTTCGATCTATGTGTCCAACCCCATCTAATGGCAAAAGATTTTAGTTATCATACAATATCCTCACTAATGCTCATTTATCtccaaattttgaaaacaataatgCTCATATCGGTCAATAACTTGGTACAAACACACTGTTAAAAGCAGATATGGATACCCTTTTATTTCCTCTGCCTCATTATTATCCATACATCATTCACAATTGAAACATGGATAACAGCAGCTTCAATGTGACTATCTGTTAATACATGCACAGTGATATTGCATATTATAAGGTCCAGACAAATATATTAGACCTTTAGGGTGCACTACATGGTGCATCATTGCACAGTCAAATTCTTGGATGCTTGAGTCATGAAGCCGTCACAAATATATTGAAAGTGAAGATGACAGAAGTGCATGCAGCTAGAAGAAAGATGAATGAAGAAACCATTCTCAAAAGGGTATAGACAGTATGCATTAGAAATTGATAACTACAACTTGTCGCCTTATTGGTGGTCACCCCTAGCTCACCTTAATGCAGCCTATCAGAGTTGGTTGCCAATGTCTTGAAAAGGGCTACCTATAAAGGGGCTAATCAGAAAGGCTGAGTGAAGCATAGTAGTGTGCAGCTGTTGGGACATCAACTCTTAAGGGGTTGAGATCCCATATCGATTAGAGATAAGGCCTAAGTAGTGCTTATAAAGCTTGGACTATCCTCACTGTAAAAGCTGGTTTTTGTGCGGTTCAGTTAGGCCCTAACCCCAAAATCTAAGATAACTTCATGCTAGTTATCTTTTAACTGATATCAATACATGTCaagtttttgtttgaattttcttttatttttatgaaactcTTAAAAGTTTTGATATGTTGATATCTTACATGTCACAAAGAGACAATTAGCATTGATTGTCCAACTATTCATCTTACAGTTTCATTTACCATACAAATTCAGATCATGGCATCCAGAATAACTGGGAAATTGCTTTTACCTCGCTCATTCACAAATTTTAACCATAAGGTCAAAGAagcatataaaattataaaagcatGGTTAGTTTTGGCTCTAGGACGATTGTGTTGTGTCCCCCCATCTTCATGGAATTTGATAGAAACCCTTTAGAAAGAATGGGAATGAGTCTGCAAACAGTTAGGCGGTTAGGCCCATTAAGGGTGGGATTATGTTAAGCTGTAAACAGTTTAGGAGACTTTTGGTGATTGAGAAAACAGTGTAAGGAGTGGATCCAAACCTCTCCAAATATCTGGagtagtgtattttttttccttggggGCTTCTCCCTAGTTTCATTCAACAAGAAACAGTTCTTTCACACTGTTATGATACCAGTTCTAACAGAATTACACAAACAACAACAGATAAAGAGGATTAGCCTACCGCATTGTTGCAGTAACCCATTACTTTCCACAAGAGAAACAACAAATTCTCATGAGTCAGTAGGAGTCGTATT includes these proteins:
- the LOC100777666 gene encoding uncharacterized protein, whose amino-acid sequence is MAEEGKPDEQLFQLLSNLLHQVESLTNQEEVELRSKIETLGLEVTKVPSKSTQHLNELEIAEELDKLSARLDNLDEMISSSMASDPQVQSLLSDTADVWMPVITATSEERRNFTAATGDSTLQTDVEKSK